One Sanguibacter keddieii DSM 10542 genomic window carries:
- a CDS encoding sensor histidine kinase, giving the protein MSNLVSKYSALDPADAEWLHLLVGDWQLISDLAFADLVLWLPTTDGGFVAVSQCRPSTGATVHHDDIVGSFAPEGLLPQLERALTEASTQRSREPRWFGTYAVREEVVPVVHAGRSIAVVARQTNLGSGRTPSRLELNYVEAADDLMNMVTTGEFPSPDGATGPRRGAPRVGDGLIRLNSEGEVLYASPNALSCFHRLGVIGALVGESLIEVTTELVEHQVPVDESMPLVLMGRAPWRTEIDSHGVCLSVRSVPLTENGHRIGAVLMCRDVSELRRRERELITKDATIREIHHRVKNNLQTVAALLRLQARRMKLPEAKEALEEAMRRVATIALVHDSLSQTLDEEVEFDDMVGRALRLTADVASADVSVRTVQTGSFGMVPAQDATALALILTELVTNAVEHGLSSTGGGTVEVKAQRDGADLTVTVADDGIGMGEGRDKGSSGGLGTQIINTLVTNELQGTIDWSPREGGGTLVTVAVVLRGVTNHDPSA; this is encoded by the coding sequence ATGAGCAACCTCGTGTCCAAGTACAGCGCGCTCGACCCCGCGGACGCCGAGTGGCTGCACCTGCTGGTCGGGGACTGGCAGCTCATCTCCGACCTGGCCTTCGCCGACCTGGTGCTCTGGCTGCCGACGACCGACGGCGGCTTCGTCGCCGTGTCGCAGTGCCGGCCCAGCACCGGGGCGACCGTCCACCACGACGACATCGTCGGGTCCTTCGCCCCCGAGGGGCTGCTGCCGCAGCTCGAGCGGGCGCTCACCGAGGCGAGCACGCAGCGCTCGCGCGAGCCCCGCTGGTTCGGTACCTACGCCGTCCGCGAGGAGGTCGTCCCCGTGGTGCACGCGGGCCGGTCGATCGCCGTCGTCGCCCGCCAGACGAACCTGGGCAGCGGCCGGACGCCGAGCCGCCTCGAGCTCAACTACGTCGAGGCCGCCGACGACCTCATGAACATGGTGACCACGGGCGAGTTCCCGTCCCCCGACGGGGCGACCGGCCCGCGCCGGGGTGCGCCGCGCGTGGGCGACGGGCTCATCCGGCTGAACTCCGAGGGCGAGGTGCTCTACGCGAGCCCCAACGCCCTGAGCTGCTTCCACCGCCTCGGTGTCATCGGTGCGCTGGTCGGCGAGTCGCTCATCGAGGTGACCACCGAGCTGGTCGAGCACCAGGTGCCCGTCGACGAGTCCATGCCCCTGGTCCTCATGGGGCGTGCGCCGTGGCGGACGGAGATCGACTCGCACGGCGTGTGCCTGTCGGTGCGCTCCGTGCCGCTCACCGAGAACGGGCACCGCATCGGTGCCGTGCTCATGTGCCGCGACGTCTCAGAGCTCCGGCGGCGCGAGCGCGAGCTCATCACCAAGGACGCCACGATCCGCGAGATCCACCACCGCGTGAAGAACAACCTGCAGACCGTGGCCGCGCTGCTGCGCCTGCAGGCACGTCGCATGAAGCTCCCCGAGGCGAAGGAGGCGCTCGAGGAGGCCATGCGTCGCGTCGCGACGATCGCCCTGGTGCACGACTCGCTGTCGCAGACCCTCGACGAGGAGGTCGAGTTCGACGACATGGTCGGCCGGGCGCTACGGCTCACCGCGGACGTCGCGTCGGCCGACGTGAGCGTGCGGACGGTGCAGACGGGCTCCTTCGGGATGGTCCCGGCGCAGGACGCCACGGCGCTCGCGCTGATCCTCACCGAGCTGGTGACCAACGCCGTCGAGCACGGCCTGTCGTCGACCGGTGGTGGCACGGTCGAGGTCAAGGCGCAGCGCGACGGCGCCGACCTCACGGTCACGGTGGCCGACGACGGCATCGGGATGGGCGAGGGGCGCGACAAGGGCTCCTCGGGGGGCCTCGGCACGCAGATCATCAACACCCTGGTGACCAACGAGCTCCAGGGCACGATCGACTGGTCGCCGCGCGAGGGCGGCGGCACCCTCGTGACCGTGGCCGTGGTGCTGCGCGGCGTCACGAACCACGACCCCTCGGCCTGA
- a CDS encoding WhiB family transcriptional regulator translates to MDWRHRASCLDEDPELFFPIGNTGPAILQIDEAKAVCRRCPVVDTCLKWAIESGQDAGVWGGLSEDERRALKRRTARARRAS, encoded by the coding sequence ATGGATTGGCGTCACCGCGCTTCCTGTCTCGACGAAGACCCGGAGCTGTTCTTCCCGATCGGCAACACCGGTCCCGCGATCCTGCAGATCGACGAGGCGAAGGCCGTCTGCCGTCGGTGCCCCGTCGTGGACACCTGCCTCAAGTGGGCCATCGAGTCCGGCCAGGACGCCGGCGTCTGGGGCGGCCTCTCCGAGGACGAGCGCCGCGCCCTCAAGCGCCGCACCGCCCGCGCCCGCCGCGCCAGCTGA
- a CDS encoding ABC transporter permease, with protein sequence MFSLTFAQMRRSIGRLTAAGIAIAIGTAFVAATLLASDVLTRATYDSVAAQYGSSDLVVRSDGAYFGSSTITSQQLDQIRQADGVAAADPVAAAYLELTAGGSSLYQASIAVGTSPDLQPLTVAEGALPTSDSEIALPEGTARLLGVSVGDSVDEVSYPSTGESVSDPVGVRTPLTVTGIVDDPYKAYAAQGGAAVVAEGLFTERHSYGTNPVYPQVAVALTPGTDLETARDRIAGIVDLDSTEVVTKDEAAAASVNSATGGQQVFTVVILAFAAIAMVVAALVISNTFQVLVAQRTRTLALLRCVGAKKAQLRGSVVLEAATLGLVSSLVGIVLGSAFVQLTIMVLARTDLDFPIPGRITFSLGAILWPLVVGTLVTVVASLVPARAATRVAPLEAMRPADAPTLGASAGKVRLAFSLLLAVGGALFMVLGVYLTATTGRVEEAVAAGVFGGAVSFVGILVGAVFWLPRVIGLVGRLLGSAGPSARLAGANITRNPRRTAATSSALLIGVTLVAMMSVGAASARASLASTLDSSYNVDVMVETGAVEADGSSPEGSLTPAVLSELATVDGVAAVAPVSDVMLDVAGSTGSVATQEPVSVVTKASAQAALRDPSILDGLDATHVVVSPFYADYMVGDDRTLTFTGPGGSVTLDVVVADLKTTRAVVDATAVSGIVGDVLPTSAWIQVADLDDASTTVNMVRDALSSDAVSVTGAAVERATMQQAIDTMLAVVVGLLAIAVVIALIGVANTLSLSVLERRRESATLRAIGLSKRQLRLTLAVEGSLIAGVGAVLGIVLGAVYGWVGALVVLGGFADVSLSVPVVPLVLVLVVSVAAGLLASVVPGRTAARTSPVEALAVD encoded by the coding sequence ATGTTCTCCCTCACCTTCGCCCAGATGCGTCGCAGCATCGGGCGGCTCACGGCTGCCGGGATCGCGATCGCGATCGGCACCGCCTTCGTGGCCGCCACGCTGCTCGCCTCGGACGTGCTCACGCGCGCGACCTACGACTCGGTCGCCGCGCAGTACGGGTCCTCCGACCTCGTCGTGCGCAGCGACGGCGCCTACTTCGGCTCGAGCACGATCACGTCGCAGCAGCTCGACCAGATCCGTCAGGCCGACGGCGTCGCCGCCGCAGACCCTGTCGCCGCCGCCTATCTCGAGCTCACCGCCGGTGGCAGCAGCCTCTACCAGGCGAGCATCGCCGTCGGGACCTCCCCTGACCTCCAGCCGCTCACGGTCGCCGAGGGCGCCCTGCCCACCTCCGACAGCGAGATCGCCCTCCCCGAGGGCACCGCCCGCCTCCTCGGCGTGTCCGTGGGCGACAGCGTCGACGAGGTCTCCTACCCGTCCACGGGCGAGAGCGTCTCCGACCCGGTCGGTGTCCGGACCCCCCTCACGGTGACCGGCATCGTCGACGACCCCTATAAGGCCTACGCCGCGCAGGGCGGCGCCGCCGTCGTCGCGGAGGGCCTGTTCACCGAGCGGCACTCCTACGGCACCAACCCGGTGTACCCGCAGGTGGCCGTCGCTCTCACGCCCGGCACCGACCTCGAGACGGCCCGAGACCGCATCGCCGGGATCGTCGACCTGGACAGCACCGAGGTGGTCACCAAGGACGAGGCCGCAGCAGCGTCCGTGAACTCCGCGACCGGCGGGCAGCAGGTCTTCACCGTGGTGATCCTCGCCTTCGCGGCGATCGCGATGGTCGTCGCGGCGCTCGTCATCTCCAACACCTTCCAGGTGCTCGTGGCCCAGCGCACGCGCACCCTCGCCCTGCTCCGCTGCGTGGGTGCCAAGAAGGCCCAGCTGCGCGGGTCCGTCGTGCTCGAGGCAGCCACCCTCGGGCTCGTCTCGTCCCTGGTCGGCATCGTGCTCGGGTCGGCCTTCGTCCAGCTGACCATCATGGTGCTCGCCCGGACCGACCTCGACTTCCCGATCCCCGGACGCATCACCTTCTCCCTCGGCGCGATCCTCTGGCCGCTCGTCGTCGGCACTCTCGTCACCGTCGTGGCGAGCCTCGTCCCCGCCCGGGCGGCGACCCGCGTCGCGCCGCTCGAGGCCATGCGTCCGGCCGACGCGCCGACCCTCGGCGCCTCGGCCGGCAAGGTACGCCTCGCCTTCTCGCTCCTCCTCGCCGTCGGCGGTGCCCTGTTCATGGTCCTCGGTGTCTACCTCACGGCGACCACAGGCCGGGTGGAGGAAGCCGTCGCCGCCGGGGTCTTCGGAGGTGCCGTGTCCTTCGTCGGGATCCTCGTCGGAGCCGTGTTCTGGCTCCCACGCGTCATCGGGCTCGTCGGCCGGCTCCTCGGATCCGCCGGCCCGAGCGCCCGGCTCGCCGGGGCGAACATCACCCGCAACCCGCGCCGCACCGCGGCCACCAGCAGCGCACTCCTCATCGGCGTCACCCTCGTGGCCATGATGTCGGTCGGCGCGGCGTCTGCCCGAGCCTCCCTCGCCTCGACCCTCGACTCCTCGTACAACGTCGACGTCATGGTCGAGACCGGGGCGGTCGAGGCCGACGGGTCGAGCCCCGAGGGGTCGCTCACACCGGCCGTCCTCAGCGAGCTCGCGACGGTCGACGGGGTCGCCGCCGTCGCGCCCGTCTCCGACGTCATGCTCGACGTCGCCGGGAGCACGGGCAGCGTCGCGACGCAGGAGCCCGTCTCCGTCGTCACGAAGGCCTCCGCCCAGGCCGCCCTGCGCGACCCCTCGATCCTCGACGGCCTCGACGCCACGCACGTGGTGGTGTCGCCGTTCTACGCCGACTACATGGTCGGCGACGACAGGACGCTGACCTTCACCGGACCGGGCGGGTCCGTGACGCTCGACGTGGTCGTCGCCGACCTCAAGACCACGCGGGCCGTCGTCGACGCGACCGCCGTGTCCGGCATCGTCGGGGACGTGCTGCCCACGAGCGCGTGGATCCAGGTCGCCGACCTCGACGACGCCAGCACCACCGTGAACATGGTCCGGGACGCCCTGTCGTCGGACGCCGTGTCCGTCACCGGTGCGGCTGTCGAGCGAGCCACGATGCAGCAGGCGATCGACACCATGCTCGCCGTGGTCGTCGGGCTCCTCGCCATCGCGGTGGTCATCGCGCTCATCGGGGTCGCGAACACGCTCTCGCTCTCCGTCCTCGAGCGTCGCCGCGAGTCCGCGACGCTCCGCGCCATCGGGCTCAGCAAGCGACAGCTGAGGCTCACCCTCGCCGTCGAGGGCTCCCTCATCGCCGGGGTCGGCGCCGTGCTCGGCATCGTGCTCGGGGCCGTCTACGGGTGGGTCGGCGCGCTCGTCGTCCTCGGCGGCTTCGCCGACGTGTCCCTCTCGGTGCCCGTCGTCCCGCTGGTGCTCGTGCTCGTCGTCTCAGTCGCAGCGGGCCTGCTCGCCTCGGTGGTCCCCGGCCGCACGGCAGCCCGGACGTCACCGGTCGAGGCGCTCGCCGTCGACTGA
- a CDS encoding ABC transporter ATP-binding protein: MDTSAHQPPAAPGTPAQPAVRARSLTKLYGKGAGTVHALDGVDVDFAQGQFTAIMGPSGSGKSTLMHLLAGLDSASSGQAFLGSTEVTSLDDDHLTALRRDRVGFVFQSFNLLPMFTAEQNILLPLTLAGSPVTAEVKGWLGTLAQTLGIQDRLTHRPSELSGGQQQRVAIARALIARPEVVFADEPTGNLDSRSGAEVLSFLRRSVRELGRTIIMVTHDPAAAAYADRVVLIADGAIAGDIANPTPESVLAGLDALRTFESTADTGATRQVAS; this comes from the coding sequence GTGGACACGTCCGCACACCAGCCGCCCGCCGCACCGGGCACCCCCGCCCAGCCCGCCGTCCGCGCTCGCAGCCTCACCAAGCTCTACGGCAAGGGCGCAGGGACCGTGCACGCGCTCGACGGGGTCGACGTCGACTTCGCGCAGGGGCAGTTCACCGCGATCATGGGCCCGTCGGGCTCGGGCAAGTCGACGCTCATGCACCTGCTGGCTGGCCTCGACTCCGCGTCCTCCGGTCAGGCGTTCCTCGGGTCGACCGAGGTGACGAGCCTCGACGACGACCACCTCACCGCGCTGCGCCGCGACAGGGTCGGCTTCGTCTTCCAGTCCTTCAACCTGCTGCCGATGTTCACGGCCGAGCAGAACATCCTGCTGCCGCTGACCCTCGCCGGCTCCCCGGTGACCGCCGAGGTCAAGGGATGGCTGGGCACGCTCGCCCAGACCCTCGGGATCCAGGACCGGCTCACGCACCGCCCCTCCGAGCTGTCCGGCGGGCAGCAGCAGCGCGTCGCGATCGCCCGCGCGCTCATCGCCCGCCCCGAGGTGGTGTTCGCCGACGAGCCCACCGGGAACCTCGACTCGCGCTCGGGCGCCGAGGTGCTGAGCTTCCTGCGGCGCTCGGTCCGCGAGCTCGGCCGCACCATCATCATGGTGACGCACGACCCCGCCGCGGCCGCCTACGCCGACCGCGTGGTGCTCATCGCCGACGGTGCGATCGCCGGCGACATCGCCAACCCCACCCCCGAGTCCGTCCTCGCGGGCCTCGACGCGCTGCGCACCTTCGAGTCGACCGCCGACACGGGCGCCACCCGGCAGGTGGCCTCCTGA
- a CDS encoding response regulator, which yields MTDTLDAAPHIRVAIVDDQQLLRAGFRMVIDSQPDLEVVVEAGDGAQAVRLLTDHPVDVVLMDVRMPTMDGLVATAQLTALWEARGDEAPRIIVLTTFDLDEYALEAIRSGASGFLLKDAPPEEMLAAIRTVHSGDAVIAPSTTRRLLDRLVTTLPEEQLVDSGQASAVDSLTEREREVLVLMARGRANQEIASDLFVAEATIKTHVGRILSKLGARDRVQAVVTAYETGLVRPGE from the coding sequence ATGACCGACACCCTCGACGCCGCCCCGCACATCCGCGTCGCGATCGTCGACGACCAGCAGCTGCTCCGGGCGGGCTTCCGCATGGTCATCGACTCCCAGCCGGACCTCGAGGTGGTCGTCGAGGCCGGCGACGGTGCCCAGGCGGTGCGTCTGCTCACCGACCACCCCGTCGACGTCGTGCTCATGGACGTGCGCATGCCGACCATGGACGGCCTCGTCGCGACCGCCCAGCTCACCGCCCTGTGGGAGGCCCGCGGCGACGAGGCACCTCGCATCATCGTGCTCACCACCTTCGACCTCGACGAGTACGCCCTCGAGGCCATCCGGTCGGGCGCGAGCGGGTTCCTGCTCAAGGACGCCCCGCCCGAGGAGATGCTCGCCGCGATCCGCACCGTCCACTCGGGCGACGCGGTCATCGCGCCGTCGACCACGCGGCGCCTGCTCGACCGGCTCGTCACGACCCTCCCCGAGGAGCAGCTCGTCGACTCCGGTCAGGCCTCGGCCGTCGACTCGCTCACCGAGCGCGAGCGCGAGGTCCTCGTGCTCATGGCGCGGGGGCGCGCCAACCAGGAGATCGCCTCCGACCTGTTCGTCGCCGAGGCGACCATCAAGACCCACGTGGGCCGCATCCTGTCCAAGCTCGGCGCCCGCGACCGCGTCCAGGCCGTGGTGACCGCGTACGAGACCGGCCTGGTGCGCCCCGGGGAGTGA
- a CDS encoding sensor histidine kinase, translated as MNWYDRIGRWAEERRAQVDVVGTLLALLVVVPMAMSMTSGYVDFGLGYGPTATRPVLALFAVATVAPLAVRRTRPVLSVVLVYTATLVQMLSGIPILLPANLFILVAVFSIAVYGPRWAHLAAIGTGLVGCGLLGAMLGLASGPGNVVYATVFSMVFIGLMFIATWAFGLVRRARRETYTALRDRTERLEVERDQQARIATAAERSRIAREMHDIVAHSLSVMIAQADGGRYAASHDPEAASRTLGTISETGRAALADMRRLLGVLRDDPDDARGDGGAAERTPQPAAGDITALVEQVRASGMRVSLVRMGTARTLPPGTGLTLYRICQEALTNILKHAGPDPSVTVVVTWERRGVKVEIDDDGRGASADSDGAGQGLLGMRERAAMFGGTVTSGPRPGGGFRVMLDLPLPEPSPRSTDA; from the coding sequence ATGAACTGGTACGACAGGATCGGCCGCTGGGCCGAGGAGCGCCGCGCGCAGGTCGACGTCGTCGGGACGCTGCTCGCGCTGCTCGTGGTCGTCCCCATGGCGATGTCGATGACGAGCGGCTACGTCGACTTCGGCCTCGGCTACGGCCCGACCGCCACGCGACCGGTCCTCGCGCTCTTCGCCGTGGCGACGGTCGCTCCCCTCGCCGTCAGGCGCACACGCCCGGTGCTCTCCGTCGTCCTCGTCTACACGGCGACCCTGGTGCAGATGCTGTCCGGCATCCCGATCCTGCTCCCGGCCAACCTCTTCATCCTCGTCGCGGTGTTCTCGATCGCCGTCTACGGGCCCCGGTGGGCGCACCTCGCCGCGATCGGCACCGGTCTGGTCGGCTGCGGGCTGCTCGGCGCGATGCTCGGGCTCGCGAGCGGCCCGGGGAACGTCGTCTACGCGACCGTCTTCTCGATGGTCTTCATCGGGCTGATGTTCATCGCCACCTGGGCCTTCGGCCTCGTGCGGCGCGCGCGGCGCGAGACCTACACGGCGCTGCGCGACCGCACCGAGCGCCTCGAGGTCGAGCGCGACCAGCAGGCCCGCATCGCCACGGCCGCCGAGCGCTCGCGCATCGCCCGCGAGATGCACGACATCGTCGCGCACTCCCTGTCCGTGATGATCGCGCAGGCCGACGGCGGCCGCTATGCCGCGAGCCACGACCCCGAGGCAGCCTCCCGCACGCTCGGCACCATCAGCGAGACCGGGCGCGCCGCCCTGGCCGACATGCGCCGCCTGCTCGGCGTGCTCCGCGACGACCCGGACGACGCCCGCGGCGACGGCGGCGCGGCCGAGCGGACCCCGCAGCCCGCCGCCGGGGACATCACCGCCCTCGTCGAGCAGGTCCGCGCGTCCGGCATGCGCGTCTCGCTGGTCCGCATGGGCACCGCCCGCACCCTCCCGCCCGGCACCGGCCTCACGCTGTACCGGATCTGCCAGGAGGCGCTCACCAACATCCTCAAGCACGCCGGCCCCGACCCTTCGGTCACCGTCGTGGTGACCTGGGAGCGACGCGGCGTCAAGGTCGAGATCGATGACGACGGCCGAGGCGCCTCGGCCGACAGCGACGGCGCCGGCCAGGGTCTCCTCGGCATGCGCGAGCGCGCCGCCATGTTCGGCGGGACCGTCACCTCCGGGCCACGCCCGGGCGGCGGCTTCCGTGTGATGCTTGACCTCCCGCTGCCCGAACCCTCCCCGAGGAGCACCGACGCATGA
- a CDS encoding response regulator transcription factor, with protein MTHVLLAEDDPAIAEPLARALSREGYNVVVQGTGQGAIDNASVADLVVLDLGLPDMDGLEVARAIRGLGLTTPVLVLTARADEVDLVVGLDAGADDYVTKPFRLAELLARVRALLRRTHGDPTEAEELHAQDVKVDVAAHRAFQGERELHLTTKEFELLRVLVQGAGTVVVRDALMREVWGSEPIGSTKTLDMHVSWLRRKLGDDANSPRYITTVRGLGFRFENGEG; from the coding sequence ATGACCCACGTACTTCTGGCAGAGGACGACCCGGCGATTGCCGAACCTTTGGCGCGCGCGCTCTCTCGTGAGGGCTACAACGTGGTTGTGCAAGGAACAGGTCAAGGCGCGATCGACAACGCATCTGTCGCCGACCTGGTCGTGCTCGACCTCGGGCTCCCGGACATGGACGGTCTCGAGGTCGCCCGTGCGATCCGTGGCCTCGGCCTGACCACCCCCGTCCTCGTGCTCACCGCGCGTGCCGACGAGGTCGACCTCGTCGTCGGCCTCGACGCCGGTGCCGACGACTACGTCACCAAGCCCTTCCGGCTCGCCGAGCTGCTCGCCCGCGTGCGGGCGCTGCTGCGTCGCACGCACGGCGACCCGACCGAGGCCGAGGAGCTCCACGCGCAGGACGTCAAGGTCGACGTCGCGGCGCACCGGGCCTTCCAGGGCGAGCGCGAGCTCCACCTCACCACCAAGGAGTTCGAGCTCCTGCGCGTCCTGGTCCAGGGCGCGGGCACCGTCGTGGTCCGCGACGCCCTCATGCGCGAGGTCTGGGGCTCTGAGCCGATCGGCTCGACCAAGACCCTCGACATGCACGTCTCGTGGTTGCGCCGCAAGCTCGGCGACGACGCGAACTCCCCGCGGTACATCACGACCGTCCGCGGTCTCGGCTTCCGTTTCGAGAACGGCGAGGGCTGA
- a CDS encoding ATP-binding protein, with amino-acid sequence MRRRVLMATVSAVAVAVILLGLPLALIGATLVRDNEIRSLQSRTSELGRSIENRLARDEQITPDLLERYVGGDDGNLQGYVQVFGVGDKITAGDPIEGRTESRPIRTQSNWIVQIEVSTWSLYLRSAQVVVLVVAAAVVAFGAGIVMAVWQANRLSAPLVYLAASAEQLGSGQVRPRIEPSGVEEIDLVAAELGRSSDRMAGRLAAERQFASDASHQLRTPLTALSMRLEEIAMAAPDNAEVQEEARISLEQVERLVRVVDDLLSRSRTSGGTTEAVHLVEVLQQQEEEWGPTFEQNGRSLVIDVSDEIHVLATPGALAQVLATLIENSLKHGGGTTTVRAKQSGPSKAMVITVTDEGAGVPDDLAPRIFEREVTSGKGTGLGLALARDLAAADGGRLELTQRQPPIFSVFLAGVPRTMNPDVVIPRGVAISSSSKRRRSW; translated from the coding sequence ATGCGACGTCGAGTACTGATGGCCACGGTGTCCGCCGTGGCCGTCGCCGTCATCCTGCTGGGGCTGCCCCTCGCCCTCATCGGGGCGACGCTCGTGCGCGACAACGAGATCCGCTCGCTCCAGTCACGCACCTCCGAGCTCGGCCGCTCCATCGAGAACCGCCTGGCCCGCGACGAGCAGATCACCCCCGACCTCCTCGAGAGGTACGTGGGAGGCGACGACGGGAACCTCCAGGGCTACGTCCAGGTGTTCGGCGTCGGCGACAAGATCACCGCCGGCGACCCCATCGAGGGGCGCACCGAGTCGCGGCCCATCCGCACGCAGTCCAACTGGATCGTGCAGATCGAGGTGTCGACGTGGTCGCTCTACCTGCGCAGCGCGCAGGTGGTCGTGCTCGTGGTCGCCGCGGCGGTGGTCGCCTTCGGGGCGGGCATCGTCATGGCCGTGTGGCAGGCCAACCGGCTCTCCGCGCCCCTCGTGTACCTCGCCGCCTCCGCCGAGCAGCTCGGGTCGGGGCAGGTCAGACCCCGGATCGAGCCCTCCGGCGTCGAGGAGATCGACCTCGTCGCCGCGGAGCTCGGGCGCAGCTCGGACCGCATGGCCGGTCGGCTCGCGGCCGAGCGGCAGTTCGCCTCGGACGCCTCGCACCAGCTGCGCACGCCCCTCACGGCGCTGTCCATGCGCCTCGAGGAGATCGCGATGGCGGCCCCGGACAACGCCGAGGTGCAGGAGGAGGCGCGGATCTCGCTCGAGCAGGTCGAGCGCCTGGTCCGCGTGGTCGACGACCTCCTCTCCCGCTCGCGCACCTCGGGAGGGACCACCGAGGCCGTGCACCTCGTCGAGGTGCTGCAGCAGCAGGAGGAGGAGTGGGGGCCGACCTTCGAGCAGAACGGCCGCTCCCTCGTCATCGACGTCTCCGACGAGATCCACGTCCTCGCGACCCCCGGTGCGCTCGCCCAGGTGCTCGCGACGCTCATCGAGAACTCGCTCAAGCACGGCGGCGGGACCACCACGGTCCGCGCCAAGCAGTCCGGCCCGAGCAAGGCCATGGTCATCACGGTGACCGACGAGGGCGCCGGGGTCCCGGACGACCTCGCGCCGCGGATCTTCGAGCGCGAGGTCACCTCGGGCAAGGGCACCGGGCTCGGCCTGGCGCTGGCCCGCGACCTCGCCGCGGCCGACGGTGGCCGCCTCGAGCTCACGCAGCGCCAGCCGCCCATCTTCTCGGTGTTCCTCGCGGGCGTGCCCCGCACCATGAACCCCGACGTGGTCATCCCGCGCGGCGTGGCGATCTCCAGCAGCTCGAAGCGCCGCCGGTCCTGGTAG
- a CDS encoding GtrA family protein has product MTSDVRPAATATTSPGSSQGTEDPGPAPRRGLAARRAALVARVSELLRFGTVGGVAFVVDTGLFNLLRFGPGGLLDDKPLTAKVVSVAVATIVAWLGNRYWTFADRRTETHLREFLGFVVVNIGGMAIALGCLWFSHYILDLRTPLADNISANGVGLVLGMVFRYLAYRTFVFTAAPKDA; this is encoded by the coding sequence ATGACATCGGACGTCCGCCCGGCCGCCACGGCGACCACCTCCCCGGGCAGCTCACAGGGCACGGAAGACCCCGGCCCCGCCCCCCGGCGAGGGCTCGCAGCACGTCGCGCCGCGCTCGTGGCCCGGGTCAGCGAGCTGCTGCGGTTCGGGACTGTCGGGGGCGTCGCCTTCGTGGTCGACACGGGTCTGTTCAACCTGCTGCGCTTCGGCCCCGGCGGGCTGCTCGACGACAAGCCGCTCACCGCCAAGGTGGTCTCGGTCGCGGTCGCGACCATCGTCGCGTGGCTCGGCAACCGGTACTGGACTTTCGCGGACCGCCGCACCGAGACCCACCTGCGCGAGTTCCTCGGCTTCGTGGTCGTCAACATCGGCGGCATGGCCATCGCGCTCGGTTGCCTGTGGTTCTCCCACTACATCCTCGACCTGCGCACGCCGCTGGCCGACAACATCTCGGCCAACGGCGTGGGGCTCGTCCTCGGCATGGTGTTCCGGTACCTGGCCTACAGGACCTTCGTCTTCACCGCGGCACCCAAGGACGCCTGA